The genomic segment TACTGGTGCGAGTGCTGGACCGAAGACCTCACCGACGAGAGCGGGTTGGTACTCCGGGCATCCTTCGACGCTTACACAGCACCGCAGGCCGACCGATGGGTTGCCGTCGCGCTCCGCACCATCTCCCCGGCGTTCGACCCGGAAGCATCCGAGCAGGCATGGCAGTGGCTGTACGACGGCCGCATAGACACCCGACGGGCCCTCCTGCGCTCCGAGCCCTGCACCGTGTCAGTCACCTTCGACTCGACCCGCATCACCTGGACGATCCGTCCCGTGATCTTCCTGCCGCTCGCACACCGCCAGAGCACAGAACTGCCAGCCTGCGCATACGACTTCAAGCCCCGACCGCCCCAGCAGACCGACTGAGTTACAACTTTCTCTACTGGTTCAAGGCGGCTCGCTCCGCTCCCCGCGCGCGGCCCGGCCCCCGGCCGGGCCTGCGCTCCTGCCTTCGTCCCGCTCCAGCCCGGCCGGCGCCCGCTCCGCGCTCACAGCGATCAGCCGCGGCTGACGTCACAGAAAAATTACCTCATGCCGGAAGCAATGCATTTTTCCAATACGTGAGCGTGGCACCGCATCACTGGTCAGGCAGTGGAACCACCCACCGCCTCCCAGACAGTCTTCAACGTGTCGGGCGAGAAATTCCTTCCGGAAGGGTTGGCCCATGCTTCCGGGGGCTGCATTGCAACCCATGCTCTCGCTTCTTGGAAGGAAGCGAAACGAGGAGCCTGAGCACCGAAATTTTTCGCTGCCGCTCTTGGCACACCCACCATTCTTAGCGGCAGTGCATCTATGGAGTTCACTCCATAGAACGCCATAGCAGGAACATGGAAGGCAGCAGAAGCCGCTTCGGAATTACTGCCAGCAAGTTCAATCAATTGCAGAGCGCCAATCCCCCATGGCAAATACCCGGCAACTTCACGGAAAAGATATCTGCCCGCTTTGGTGAGAGGATTGTCCACATGTGAAAACCAGCTATCCGCAATCTCCGGAAGAGTTTTCCCTGATACCCAATCATGGAGGACACCAGCGACTCTCCGTGTATCCAACCCACCAGCTTCATCAGACGGCGCCAACGACATCTCTGGAACCTCAGCCAGAACCTCGATCACCTGCATCAGAGGGTTCAAGCTGTCACCGAAGAGGTTTTCAGGGGCCCAGAATTCCGGTTCCTTGAACACTCTAGGGGACGACGCAGAAAGAAGCCCTACGCTCGGCAGTGAGAGCCCCGTCGTATCAGCCACACCGAGAAAGGAGTTTGTGCGAAACTCTTCCATGAAACCGCGAGACCACGCTACAAGACGTTCAGCAACCTCACGGTCTGTCGACTGCAAGCCGTAAAAGACGAGAGACGATCGCAAGATCTCTTCTACCTCAGCACTCGCAGACTCAAATCCACCCACCTTCAAAGCGTGTGCGAGGTACTGGAAGAAATGACTTATTTGCGGATTCCCTCGTACTAGCCGGAGATTATATTCAGGGCGTCGCGCATCTAGCAGACTGATCGCCTTGAGGAGAGCAGACACCACCTCGACCGCTTCGCCTTCAAGATAGTTTCGAAACTCCTCATCCTGAGGCTTTCCTGTCGACGGATAGATAACTACGCCTACTCGGTCCCTCAGGGCGCGCCCTGCCCGCCCCGCAATATTCCAGAACTCAGAATACCGAAGAGGGCGGTATTTCTGGCCGCGACCTTGCGGCACCTTAAGAGTTTCTATAATTACCGAAGACAGTGGGAAATCAACCCCTTGCGCCAGGGTGGAAGTCCCCGCCACGACGCGAATGCACCCCTTGTCCAGAAGCACTTCCACGAGACTACGGACCTCAGGGGGAAGGCCTGCATGGTGAAATGCAACCCCCGACCGTAGTGTCGTGGCCAGGGGGTAGTCCTCGCCTAGTTCGTTCTGAATGTAATCGATCGCCGCACTTAGCAGATCCGGGTCTGGACACTCACCTACTGCCAGTCTAGGCAATGCCTCAGCCACTTGCGAAGCGCGCTTTTCGGCTTTACCAGGGCCACCAGTAAGGATAAGTGCGCCTCCCGCGCGTTCACTCATCGAAATGGCAAGAGACGCAGACATTGCCTCACGTTGACGAGTTTCCCGATGCACTGCAGCTCGACCCAAATCCATTACGACACCATCCCAGTTGGACGGCTGCGTCGCGGAAGGGAGCAGCGTTAAGGCATCATGATATACCTTTTCTTTCCGGTTGCGTTCCCAATGCCC from the Streptomyces sp. NBC_00310 genome contains:
- a CDS encoding DEAD/DEAH box helicase, whose protein sequence is MDRNQVFVDAFLGEGGDEIIGSSRLSYLAQFLDADTRDVDELDPESIDEIAWSFESLAVTAARSDQDENRVAELARRAFHLRAARWSTGTSVSFYEIWMLIVSGTLAQRQPELRLLLSGDNFRIATGREEYQDWSEQVWASSVTALGMLARKSRSWEDVDEGVQHLTRLSSLQREAESRIFGAASIEDWREDKEKCKLLGLYHIGEALVVLGSYLRTGDPEGVLVTLQRHAENARLLLGSSGDIELERVGESVEPLTTAMAKASIWYNTSRLSSAAREFAQQIASNDQENPVSELWWSQREALSQSLLDPFKTAISVQMPTSAGKTLLAEFSIVQNIALNPGSVVAYLVPTRALVNQMTRRLRSDLSGARSDGSDISVEAAAPVFELDPTESRLLSLRPDVLVTTPEKLDLLVKSGHPSIRDLSLVVVDEAHHIADETRGPRLELLLATLKREKGRRCRFLLLTPFLPNASDLAKWLGAGEGAAIELNWKPSEQIRALGHWERNRKEKVYHDALTLLPSATQPSNWDGVVMDLGRAAVHRETRQREAMSASLAISMSERAGGALILTGGPGKAEKRASQVAEALPRLAVGECPDPDLLSAAIDYIQNELGEDYPLATTLRSGVAFHHAGLPPEVRSLVEVLLDKGCIRVVAGTSTLAQGVDFPLSSVIIETLKVPQGRGQKYRPLRYSEFWNIAGRAGRALRDRVGVVIYPSTGKPQDEEFRNYLEGEAVEVVSALLKAISLLDARRPEYNLRLVRGNPQISHFFQYLAHALKVGGFESASAEVEEILRSSLVFYGLQSTDREVAERLVAWSRGFMEEFRTNSFLGVADTTGLSLPSVGLLSASSPRVFKEPEFWAPENLFGDSLNPLMQVIEVLAEVPEMSLAPSDEAGGLDTRRVAGVLHDWVSGKTLPEIADSWFSHVDNPLTKAGRYLFREVAGYLPWGIGALQLIELAGSNSEAASAAFHVPAMAFYGVNSIDALPLRMVGVPRAAAKNFGAQAPRFASFQEARAWVAMQPPEAWANPSGRNFSPDTLKTVWEAVGGSTA